In Tachysurus vachellii isolate PV-2020 chromosome 1, HZAU_Pvac_v1, whole genome shotgun sequence, a genomic segment contains:
- the nrd1b gene encoding nardilysin b codes for MPQKNKSKTSCGTLQELGPESGEQHQTEPRATLVSGAPVENAEKDLEDLQIIKSPSDPKKYRYIELSNGLKALLISDQGQEVCDCKSEQSDNSGDDNGKEDDSDEEEEEDGGSEQDSDDDGENNDSNGDVKKKIKKGTSEKQSAAALCICVGSFSDPEDLPGLAHFLEHMVFMGSEKYPAENGFDAFLKKHGGSDNASTDLERTIFQFDVQKKYFKEALDRWAQFFICPLMIEDAIEREVEAVDSEYQLARPSDSHRREMLFGSLAKPGHPMSKFCWGNAQTLKHEPKEKIINTYERLQEFWRRYYSAHYMTLTVQSRETLDTLEEWVREIFINVPNNGQTRPDFSNLQDPFATPDFSKLYRVVPVRKIHALTISWALPPQGMHYRVKPLHYLSWLVGHEGAGSILSVLRKKCWALALFGGNSETGFDQNTTYSIFSISITLTDEGYQNFYQVVHLVFQYMKMLQKLGPQKRIYEEIQKIDANEFYYQEQTDPIDFVEKICENMQLFAKEDFLCGDQLMFEYNPEVISHALALLTPERANLLLLSPEHEGQCPLKEKWFGTQYSIEDIPIEWSELWSKDFPLNSALHLPAENKFIATDFTLKTSDCPDVEFPVKIVDSSHGQLWFKKDTKFKIPKAYIRFNLLTPLIQESPDNLVLFDIFVNILAHNLAEPAYDADVAQLEYKLIPGDHGLVIRLKGFNHKLPLLLKLIVDYLADFTAALDVFSMFVEQLKKTYFNILIKPERLGKDVRLQILEPSRWSVIQKYQAITKNLTVEDLMQFVTKFKSEMFVEGLVQGNITSDESKVFLQYFVEKLQFQPLPSEPPVLFRVVDLPQKHHLCKVQSLNKGDANSEVTVYYQSGIKSLREHALMELLVMHMEEPCFDFLRTKETLGYQVYPTCRNTSSILGFSVTVETQATKFSTDFVEHKIEEFLVNFGEKMTNLSDEAFQAQVTALIKLKECEDTHLGEEVDRNWFEVVTQQYLFDRLSKEILALKQMTKADLVSWYTEHRGTESKKLSVHVVGFGQEEETSGDNQISFDPLEKSEDSTDLCSSYGEVSKLTFLPASPVLAGPSMITNICAFTSSLMLHPYHKILS; via the exons ATGCCTCAGAAAAACAAGTCAAAAACTTCCTGTGGAACTCTCCAAGAGCTCGGGCCTGAGAGTGGTGAGCAGCATCAGACCGAACCGAGAGCTACTTTGGTTTCTGGAGCACCTGTAGAGAACGCAGAGAAAGATCTTGAGGACTTGCAGATAATTAAATCGCCAAGTGACCCAAAGAAATACAG GTACATTGAGTTGAGCAACGGTTTGAAAGCACTGCTCATCTCAGATCAAGGACAGGAAGTCTGCGACTGTAAGTCAGAGCAATCAGATAATAGTGGTGATGACAACGGGAAGGAGGATGACAgtgacgaggaggaggaggaagatggcGGGTCTGAGCAGGACAGCGATGATGATGGAGAAAATAATGACTCTAATGGTGATGTgaagaaaaagataaagaaaggcACATCAGAGAAACAG TCAGCGGCTGCTCTTTGTATCTGTGTGGGAAGCTTCAGTGATCCAGAGGATCTGCCTGGTCTTGCCCATTTCCTTGAGCata TGGTGTTTATGGGCAGTGAAAAATACCCAGCTGAGAATGGCTTTGATGCATTTCTAAAGAAGCACGGCGGCAGTGACAACGCTTCAACAGACTTGGAGAGGACCATCTTCCAGTTTGATGTTCAGAAGAAGTACTTCAAAGAGGCACTGGATAG GTGGGCACAGTTCTTCATCTGCCCTCTGATGATAGAAGATGCTATTGAAAGGGAGGTGGAAGCAGTGGACAGTG AATACCAGTTGGCCAGGCCATCAGACTCTCATCGCAGAGAAATGCTATTTGGAAGTCTAGCAAAGCCCGGCCATCCCATGAGCAAATTCTGCTGGG gaAACGCCCAAACTCTGAAGCATGAACCAAAGGAGAAGATAATAAATACTTATGAGCGCTTGCAGGAGTTCTGGAGGAGATACTACTCTGCTCATTATATGACCCTCACTGTGCAGTCCCGAG AGACACTGGACACTTTAGAGGAGTGGGTGAGGGAAATTTTTATCAATGTCCCAAATAA CGGTCAGACACGTCCTGATTTTTCCAACCTTCAGGACCCTTTCGCTACACCAGATTTCAGCAAGCTTTATAGAG tGGTTCCTGTGAGAAAAATCCATGCTCTCACCATCAGCTGGGCTTTACCTCCTCAAGGAATGCATTACAG GGTGAAACCTTTACACTACCTATCCTGGCTGGTTGGACATGAGGGTGCTGGCAGTATCCTGTCTGTGCTCAGGAAGAA GTGTTGGGCGCTGGCTCTGTTTGGAGGTAACAGTGAAACAGGTTTTGATCAGAACACCACTTATTCCATCTTTAGCATATCAATCACACTGACAGACGAGGGTTACCAGAATTTCTACCAG gtgGTGCATTTGGTGTTCCAGTACATGAAGATGCTTCAGAAACTCGGACCACAGAAGAG GATTTATGAAGAAATTCAGAAGATAGACGCCAATGAGTTTTATTATCAAGAGCAG ACCGATCCAATTGACTTTGTGGAGAAAATTTGTGAGAACATGCAGCTTTTCGCTAAAGAGGACTTTCTCTGTGGAGACCAGCTCATGTTTGAATACAATCCAGAG gtgattTCCCATGCCTTGGCACTGCTTACACCAGAGAGAGCAAATCTGTTGCTTCTATCCCCGGAACACGAGGGACAGTGCCCCCTGAAGGAGAAGTGGTTTGGCACGCAGTACAGCATCGAAG ATATTCCTATTGAATGGAGTGAGCTGTGGTCTAAAGATTTTCCTCTGAACTCTGCCCTTCACCTCCCAGCTGAGAACAAGTTCATAG CCACGGATTTCACACTGAAAACATCAGATTGTCCTGACGTCGAGTTCCCGGTCAAGATTGTTGACAGCAGCCACGGGCAACTATGGTTCAAAAAagacacaaagtttaaaataccaaaag CATATATCCGCTTCAACTTGCTGACACCCCTGATCCAAGAGTCTCCTGATAA TCTGGTTCTGTTTGACATCTTTGTGAACATCCTGGCCCATAACTTGGCTGAGCCAGCTTATGATGCAGATGTGGCCCAGTTGGAGTACAAGCTGATTCCAGGTGATCACGGCCTGGTCATACGGCTCAAAGGTTTCAATCACAAACTTCCT TTGCTGCTGAAGCTGATTGTAGACTACTTGGCAGACTTCACTGCAGCACTTGATGTGTTCAGCATGTTCGTAGAGCAGTTAAAAAAGACGTACTTCAACATCCTCATCAAGCCAGAGAGGCTGGGAAA AGATGTGCGCCTACAGATCCTGGAGCCCTCTCGATGGTCTGTCATCCAAAAATACCAGGCCATCACTAAGAACCTCACTGTGGAAGATCTGATGCAGTTCGTCACTAAGTTTAAGTCAGAAATGTTTGTGGAAGGACTTGTGCAGGGCAACATTACAAGTGAT GAGTCCAAAGTTTTCCTGCAGTATTTTGTTGA GAAGCTCCAGTTTCAGCCACTTCCATCTGAGCCTCCTGTTCTATTCCGTGTGGTGGATCTGCCACAGAAGCATCACCTGTGTAAAGTTCAGTCCCTTAACAAGGGTGATGCCAACTCTGAagtcactgtttattatcag TCTGGGATTAAAAGCCTCAGAGAGCATGCGCTGATGGAGCTGCTTGTG ATGCACATGGAGGAGCCCTGCTTTGATTTCCTGAGGACTAAAGAGACTTTGGG CTATCAGGTGTACCCTACCTGCAGAAACACATCCAGTATCCTTGGCTTCTCAGTGACTGTTGAGACTCAGGCAACCAAATTCAG CACTGACTTTGTAGAGCATAAAATCGAAGAGTTCTTGGTGAACTTTGGAGAGAAGATGACCAATCTGTCAGACGAGGCATTTCAGGCACAAGTCACTGCTCTGATCAAGCTGAAGGAGTGTGAAGATACACACCTTGGTGAGGAGGTGGACAGAAACTGGTTTGAGGTGGTCACTCAGCAGTACTTGTTTGACCGACTCAGCAAAGAG ATATTGGCTCTGAAGCAGATGACCAAAGCAGATCTGGTGTCTTGGTATACGGAGCACCGAGGTACAGAGAGCAAGAAGCTGAGTGTACAT GTGGTTGGCTTTGGGCAGGAGGAGGAAACCAGTGGAGACAACCAGATCTCCTTTGACCCACTGGAAAAGAGTGAAGACAGTACAGACTTGTGTTCGTCGTATGGAGAGGTGTCCAAACTAACCTTCCTGCCAGCTTCACCAGTCCTGGCTGGACCCTCCATGATTACCAACATTTGTGCATTCACCTCCTCTCTTATGCTCCATCCTTACCACAAAATCCTCAGCTAA
- the rab3b gene encoding ras-related protein Rab-3B — protein MAKADQRFGQRDGSDQNFDYMFKLLIIGNSSVGKTSFLFRYADDSFSNSFVSTVGIDFKVKTVYRNDKRVKLQIWDTAGQERYRTITTAYYRGAMGFILMYDITNEESFNAVQDWATQIKTYSWDNAQVILVGNKCDMADERVIPVEKGKQLADQLGFEYYEVSAKENINVRQVFERLVDIICVKMSERVDADPSMVSGAKATRLSDKPAQLPQNCC, from the exons ATGGCAAAAGCAGATCAGCGCTTCGGACAAAGAGATGGCTCAGACCAGAACTTTGACTACATGTTCAAGCTCCTCATTATAGGCAACAGCAGTGTGGGCAAAACCAGCTTTCTATTTCGATATGCAGACGACTCTTTCAGCAACTCGTTTGTCAGTACCGTTGGGATTGACTTTAAAGTAAAAACGGTCTACCGCAATGACAAGAGGGTCAAACTCCAAATCTGG gATACAGCAGGTCAGGAGCGTTACAGGACCATCACCACTGCTTACTATAGAGGAGCAATGGGCTTCATTCTCATGTATGACATCACCAATGAGGAGTCATTTAATGCAGTACAAGATTG GGCAACCCAGATTAAGACCTACTCTTGGGACAATGCTCAGGTTATTTTAGTGGGAAATAAATGTGACATGGCTGATGAGAGAGTGATACCTGTAGAGAAAGGCAAGCAGTTGGCTGATCAACTTG gCTTTGAGTACTACGAGGTGAGCGCCAAGGAAAACATCAACGTCAGACAGGTGTTTGAGCGACTGGTGGATATCATCTGCGTGAAGATGTCTGAGCGAGTGGACGCAGACCCGTCCATGGTCAGTGGAGCCAAGGCCACTCGGCTTAGTGACAAGCCGGCGCAGCTACCTCAGAATTGCTGCTGA
- the atpaf1 gene encoding ATP synthase mitochondrial F1 complex assembly factor 1 → MCDGEKMAAAMVQMACMYRGMLAVRAAGIRPLIPGLVPNQIRAFSMTKEPELQENPYYSKYEEKISKLRSNKPQEYKARLEKCSDIKKEPVGHSKQADFIKLMEQEKDKENKNGPEGFTKNKTLDSILNLNMVKDKSGPEIEELWMNYFSTKDTISAVIPGSTYEKIINRAKLCPTFLYALPRKEGYEFFLGQWAGQELHFTSLINIQTLGENAPSQLILYHYSDLKQDKNIVLMTAEMDSKFITVHEAQCLANEVQLFYAAQRHETFQLVETFNHRPTEFKHMSVIAELEQSGIGHTVTAK, encoded by the exons ATGTGCGACGGGGAGAAAATGGCAGCGGCCATGGTGCAAATGGCCTGCATGTACCGTGGGATGTTAGCGGTGAGAGCTGCGGGGATTCGACCCCTTATTCCTGGACTTGTGCCGAATCAGATCAGGGCGTTTTCTATGACAAAAGAACCGGAATTACAGGAAAACCCGTATTATAGTAAATATGAAGAGAAGATCAGTAAACTGCGGAG CAACAAACCTCAAGAATACAAAGCCCGGCTGGAGAAGTGCAGTGACATAAAGAAGGAACCTGTTGGACACTCAAAACAAGCTGACTTCATTAAACTAATGGAGCAGGAG AAAGATAAGGAAAACAAAAATGGACCTGAAGGTTTTACCAAAAACAAG ACATTAGATTCTATCCTCAACCTTAACATGGTGAAGGACAAGTCTGGTCCTGAAATTGAAGAG CTTTGGATGAACTACTTCTCAACAAAAGACACAATCAGTGCTGTCATTCCG GGTTCAACCTATGAGAAGATTATCAATCGTGCCAAGTTGTGCCCAACG tttCTGTACGCTCTGCCCCGGAAAGAAGGATACGAATTCTTTTTGGGTCAGTGGGCTGGTCAGGAGCTACACTTTACCTCCCTCATCAACATTCAG ACTTTGGGAGAAAACGCTCCCAGCCAGCTGATTCTGTACCACTACTCAGACCTGAAGCAGGACAAGAACATTGTTCTCATGACTGCTGAAATGGATAGCAAGTTTATC ACTGTTCATGAAGCCCAATGCTTGGCCAATGAGGTGCAGTTATTCTATGCAGCTCAGAGACATGAGACTTTTCAACTAGTAGAGACGTTCAACCACAGACCGACGGAGTTCAAACACATGTCTGTGATCGCAGAGCTCGAGCAGAGTGGGATAGGACACACAGTCACTGCAAAGTAA